In a single window of the Rhodothermales bacterium genome:
- the dnaA gene encoding chromosomal replication initiator protein DnaA yields the protein MKDASEPSRPVDTDASPDAVWSACLAIIGDNINRQSFKTWFEPLKAVGLEQEDGITKLTIQLPSRFYYEWLEEHYFGLLRKTVTKVLGPGGRLYYDIVIEKEEQGEHSGSSMQLPARPPTAPGAPPAQPGRSTGGETPPPRSAESQRPRTTRRPPEPSHAQPAPPPIANPFAIPGVQKVKVDSQLNASYVFDSFIEGDCNRLARSASWAIAQQPGSTAFNPFLIYGGVGLGKTHLIQAVGNYVREHHKSDSVLYVSSERFTTQFVQAIQNNRASDFSLFYRQIDLLIVDDVQFFGGKEKTQEEFFHIFNALHQAGKQIILSADRPPKDIEGIEERLLSRFQWGLSADVQQPELETRIAILQRKAEDDGIEVDPEVIEFVAHNVKSNIRELEGSLIRLLAHSTLHGRDIDLELAREVLRDLIKETRVSLGVEQIQQIVCEYFKIPEDLVRARTRKREVVQARQVAMYFAKQFTKHSLKTIGLHFGGRDHSTVIHANQSVENQIDTDHKFREIIDEIRRKLELHTR from the coding sequence ATGAAAGACGCCTCCGAGCCCTCCCGCCCTGTCGATACGGATGCCTCTCCGGACGCGGTGTGGAGCGCTTGCCTGGCCATCATCGGGGACAACATCAACCGGCAGAGCTTTAAGACGTGGTTTGAGCCGCTGAAAGCCGTAGGGCTGGAACAGGAGGACGGGATCACGAAGCTGACGATCCAACTCCCCAGCCGCTTCTACTACGAGTGGTTGGAGGAGCACTACTTCGGCCTGCTGCGGAAGACCGTGACGAAGGTGCTCGGGCCGGGCGGGCGGCTCTACTACGATATCGTCATCGAGAAGGAGGAGCAGGGGGAGCACAGCGGTTCCTCGATGCAACTCCCCGCGCGACCCCCGACGGCCCCCGGCGCCCCCCCGGCGCAGCCCGGCCGGTCTACGGGCGGCGAGACGCCGCCACCGCGCTCGGCCGAGAGCCAGCGGCCCCGGACCACGCGTCGCCCTCCCGAGCCCTCGCACGCCCAGCCCGCACCGCCGCCCATCGCCAACCCCTTCGCGATCCCCGGCGTTCAGAAAGTCAAAGTCGACAGCCAGCTCAACGCCTCGTACGTCTTCGACAGCTTCATCGAAGGCGACTGCAACCGGCTCGCGCGCAGCGCCTCGTGGGCCATCGCGCAGCAGCCCGGCTCAACCGCGTTCAACCCGTTCCTGATCTACGGCGGCGTCGGGCTCGGCAAGACCCACCTCATCCAGGCCGTCGGCAACTACGTCCGCGAGCACCACAAGAGCGACTCCGTCCTCTACGTCTCGTCGGAGCGGTTCACGACGCAGTTCGTCCAGGCGATCCAGAACAACCGCGCCTCCGACTTCAGCCTGTTCTACCGGCAGATCGACCTGCTCATCGTCGACGACGTGCAGTTCTTCGGGGGGAAGGAGAAGACGCAGGAGGAGTTCTTCCACATCTTCAACGCGCTCCACCAAGCCGGCAAGCAGATCATCCTCTCCGCCGACCGGCCGCCGAAAGACATCGAGGGCATCGAGGAGCGCTTGCTCTCCCGCTTCCAGTGGGGCCTCTCGGCCGACGTCCAGCAGCCCGAACTCGAAACGCGCATCGCGATCCTCCAGCGGAAGGCGGAGGATGACGGGATTGAAGTCGACCCCGAGGTGATCGAGTTCGTCGCGCACAACGTGAAGAGCAACATCCGCGAGCTCGAAGGCTCGCTGATCCGGCTCCTCGCGCACTCCACGCTCCACGGCCGCGACATCGACCTTGAACTCGCCCGCGAAGTCCTCCGCGACCTCATCAAAGAAACGCGCGTCTCGCTCGGCGTCGAGCAGATCCAGCAGATCGTCTGCGAGTACTTCAAAATCCCCGAGGACCTCGTCCGCGCCCGGACCCGCAAGCGTGAGGTCGTGCAGGCGCGGCAGGTGGCGATGTACTTCGCGAAGCAGTTCACGAAGCACTCGCTCAAAACCATCGGCCTCCACTTCGGCGGGCGCGACCACTCGACGGTGATCCATGCGAACCAGAGCGTCGAGAACCAGATCGACACGGACCACAAGTTCCGCGAGATCATCGACGAGATCCGCCGCAAGCTCGAACTCCACACCCGCTGA
- a CDS encoding DUF177 domain-containing protein yields the protein MTLTPSAEEVNLDPEMFDSITVEIRLDHEQERDLIAFTARATATLECDRTLVPFQQRVKGTYAVLFVLPEHLDRYTTAEGSDEDVRPLPEPGNELDLTDPVRDTLLLALPTRRVAPGAEDEDLPVTFGALTDADGNTIDPRWDALKKLRDSQ from the coding sequence ATGACCCTGACGCCTTCGGCGGAAGAGGTCAACCTCGACCCCGAGATGTTCGACAGCATCACGGTAGAGATCCGGCTGGACCACGAGCAGGAGCGGGATCTCATCGCTTTCACGGCGCGGGCGACGGCGACGCTGGAGTGCGACCGGACCCTCGTGCCGTTCCAGCAGCGGGTCAAAGGTACGTACGCCGTGCTGTTCGTGCTCCCGGAACACCTCGACCGCTACACGACGGCGGAGGGGAGCGACGAGGACGTCCGCCCGCTCCCCGAACCGGGCAACGAACTCGACCTCACCGACCCCGTCCGCGACACGCTCCTCCTCGCCCTCCCGACCCGCCGCGTCGCGCCAGGCGCCGAGGACGAAGACCTGCCCGTGACGTTCGGCGCGCTCACCGACGCGGACGGCAACACGATCGACCCTCGCTGGGACGCCCTCAAGAAGCTCCGCGACTCTCAATAA
- the rpmF gene encoding 50S ribosomal protein L32 produces the protein MANPKRKNSKARTAKRRSQYKITSTPEVHECPNCGNAKMYHRACPTCGSYRGRTVVERPDYA, from the coding sequence ATGGCTAATCCGAAGCGCAAGAACTCGAAGGCCCGCACCGCCAAGCGGCGCTCGCAGTACAAGATCACCTCGACGCCCGAAGTGCACGAGTGCCCCAACTGCGGCAACGCCAAGATGTACCACCGCGCCTGCCCGACCTGCGGCAGCTACCGCGGGCGCACCGTCGTCGAGCGCCCGGATTACGCGTAA
- the plsX gene encoding phosphate acyltransferase PlsX: MAVRVAVDAVGGDHAPGVVVEGAVQALRDSDGDLHVVLVGPEETIRAALAEHDADDLPLDVLDAPEVIGMAESPATAVKTKTRSSIHVGLGAHKQGAVDAFASAGNTGAVMAASLFILGRLPGVARPALPGYFPTTKSYSIVIDVGANVDSKPEHLAQFAQMGQVYAEGVMQRENATVGLLNVGEERGKGNEAAKAAHELIAALDGVNFVGNMEGRDIMHHAADVIVCDGFVGNIVLKLGESLTTVLPQLIGAEIKRQGLSAEETDLIKRVFGNVTKPFNYEEYGGVPLLGVDGAVLIGHGGSSARAIAEMIRRAAAGARHDVRGAIAAALA; encoded by the coding sequence ATGGCTGTTCGTGTGGCGGTTGATGCCGTGGGCGGCGATCACGCGCCCGGAGTCGTAGTCGAGGGCGCCGTTCAGGCCCTCCGAGACTCCGATGGGGACCTGCACGTCGTGCTCGTCGGCCCCGAGGAGACGATCCGTGCCGCCCTCGCCGAGCACGACGCCGACGACCTACCGCTCGACGTCCTCGACGCGCCCGAGGTGATCGGGATGGCCGAGTCGCCGGCGACGGCGGTGAAGACCAAGACCCGCTCGTCGATCCACGTCGGGCTCGGCGCGCACAAGCAGGGCGCCGTCGACGCATTCGCCTCGGCGGGCAACACGGGTGCGGTGATGGCCGCGTCGCTCTTCATCCTCGGCCGGCTACCGGGCGTGGCGCGGCCCGCGCTCCCCGGCTACTTCCCGACCACGAAGAGCTACTCGATCGTGATCGACGTGGGCGCGAACGTGGATTCGAAACCCGAGCACCTCGCGCAGTTCGCGCAGATGGGGCAGGTCTACGCCGAAGGCGTGATGCAGCGCGAGAACGCGACGGTCGGCCTGCTGAACGTGGGCGAGGAGCGCGGGAAGGGCAACGAGGCGGCGAAGGCCGCGCACGAGTTGATCGCCGCGCTCGACGGGGTGAACTTCGTCGGCAACATGGAAGGCCGCGACATCATGCACCACGCCGCCGACGTCATCGTGTGCGACGGGTTCGTTGGCAACATCGTGCTCAAGCTCGGCGAGAGCCTCACGACCGTGCTCCCCCAACTGATCGGGGCCGAGATCAAACGGCAGGGCCTCAGCGCCGAGGAGACGGACCTCATCAAGCGCGTCTTCGGGAACGTCACGAAGCCGTTCAACTACGAGGAGTACGGCGGCGTCCCGCTTCTCGGCGTGGACGGGGCGGTGCTGATCGGGCACGGTGGCTCGTCGGCCCGCGCGATCGCCGAGATGATCCGCCGCGCCGCCGCCGGGGCCCGCCACGACGTGCGCGGCGCGATCGCCGCCGCCCTCGCCTGA
- a CDS encoding beta-ketoacyl-ACP synthase III: MPRAAITAVGHFLPEERMTNADLEKLVDTNDEWIRSRTGIRERRILRDPEKATSYMATKAAQEVLDRRGISADEIDLILVATVTPDMIYPATACLVQEQLGASKAWGFDLSAACSGFLFALNVGARFIESGKHTKVLVIGADKMSAIVDYTDRTTCIIFGDGAGAVLLEPTEDGNGIVDSIEHVDGSGGDYLRQKAGGSLHPTTHETVENREHFLHQEGRQVFKFAVRGMADVAAEVMERNGLEGDDIRYLVPHQANLRIIDATANRMGVDRDKVMINIERYGNTTAATLPLCLYDWEHELRPGDNLILAAFGGGFTWGATYLRWAYDGSEHGVPPTDA, from the coding sequence ATGCCTCGCGCCGCCATCACCGCCGTCGGTCACTTCCTCCCGGAGGAGCGGATGACGAACGCCGACCTCGAGAAGCTCGTCGACACGAACGACGAGTGGATCCGGTCGCGCACCGGGATCCGTGAGCGGCGCATCCTCCGCGACCCGGAGAAAGCGACCTCGTACATGGCGACGAAGGCGGCGCAGGAGGTCCTCGACCGCCGCGGCATCAGCGCCGACGAGATCGACCTGATCCTCGTAGCGACGGTGACGCCGGACATGATCTACCCGGCGACGGCATGCCTCGTGCAGGAGCAGCTCGGCGCCTCGAAGGCGTGGGGCTTCGACCTCTCGGCGGCGTGCAGCGGCTTCCTCTTCGCCCTCAACGTCGGCGCGCGGTTCATCGAGTCCGGCAAGCACACGAAGGTGCTCGTCATCGGCGCGGACAAGATGAGCGCGATCGTCGACTACACCGACCGCACGACGTGCATCATCTTCGGCGACGGCGCGGGCGCGGTCCTCCTCGAACCGACCGAGGACGGCAACGGCATCGTCGACTCCATCGAGCACGTCGACGGCTCGGGCGGCGACTACCTCCGGCAGAAGGCGGGCGGCAGCCTCCACCCGACCACGCACGAGACGGTGGAGAACCGCGAGCACTTCCTCCACCAAGAGGGGCGGCAGGTGTTCAAGTTCGCCGTCCGCGGCATGGCCGACGTGGCGGCCGAGGTGATGGAGCGCAACGGCCTCGAAGGCGACGACATCCGCTACCTCGTCCCGCACCAAGCCAACCTCCGCATCATCGACGCGACGGCGAACCGGATGGGCGTCGACCGCGATAAGGTGATGATTAACATCGAGCGCTACGGCAACACGACGGCGGCCACGCTCCCGCTCTGCCTCTACGACTGGGAGCACGAACTCCGCCCCGGCGACAACCTCATCCTCGCGGCCTTCGGCGGCGGCTTCACGTGGGGCGCGACCTATCTCCGCTGGGCCTACGACGGCTCCGAGCACGGCGTCCCCCCGACCGACGCGTAA